From a single Lactococcus carnosus genomic region:
- the yidC gene encoding membrane protein insertase YidC, with the protein MKKITKRLLLSGFMLTALLFLTGCVKTKNGKPTGDGFVYNFLVKPMSAAVEFFAHNLGFGFGIAIILVTVIVRLVILPLGLNQAYKSSYMQEKMRYLKPVLEPIQNKLKNAKTNEEKMAAQSELMAAQKENGVNMLSSMGCLPLLIQMPFFSALFYAARYTQGISTATFLGIDLGKSSIALTIMAGIFYFIQSYLSTIGIDEEQKKQMKTMMYMSPLMIIFFSFSSPAGVTLYWVIGGVFGVIQQLIVTFMIKPHLRAKIDQEFKDNPPIVKTAGLKDVTPKDVAKAKQEFNSAISTGNKKKRNAGKQQK; encoded by the coding sequence TTGAAAAAAATAACTAAACGACTCTTACTATCTGGTTTTATGCTAACTGCCTTATTATTTTTAACTGGCTGCGTCAAAACAAAAAATGGCAAACCTACTGGAGACGGATTTGTCTACAACTTTCTTGTCAAACCGATGAGTGCTGCTGTTGAATTCTTTGCCCATAACTTAGGGTTTGGATTTGGTATTGCTATTATTTTAGTGACTGTCATCGTTCGACTTGTCATCTTACCACTTGGCCTTAATCAAGCTTATAAATCTAGCTATATGCAAGAAAAAATGCGCTACCTAAAGCCAGTTTTGGAACCCATTCAAAACAAATTAAAAAATGCTAAGACAAATGAAGAAAAAATGGCTGCTCAGTCTGAATTAATGGCTGCTCAAAAAGAAAATGGCGTTAATATGCTGAGTTCTATGGGCTGTTTACCACTTTTGATTCAAATGCCCTTTTTCTCAGCACTATTCTATGCCGCACGCTATACGCAAGGTATCTCAACCGCTACTTTCCTTGGTATAGATCTTGGGAAATCAAGTATCGCTTTGACCATTATGGCCGGTATCTTCTACTTCATTCAAAGTTATCTCTCAACGATAGGTATCGATGAGGAACAAAAGAAACAAATGAAGACTATGATGTACATGAGTCCCCTGATGATCATCTTCTTCTCATTTAGTTCACCAGCGGGTGTGACGCTCTATTGGGTTATCGGTGGGGTGTTCGGTGTGATCCAACAACTGATTGTAACGTTCATGATCAAACCGCATTTACGTGCCAAAATTGATCAAGAATTCAAAGATAATCCGCCTATCGTTAAGACAGCTGGTTTAAAAGATGTGACCCCTAAAGATGTTGCCAAGGCTAAACAAGAGTTTAACAGCGCAATTTCTACAGGAAATAAGAAAAAAAGAAATGCTGGTAAGCAGCAAAAATAA